From Nitrospirota bacterium:
GTAAGTGTTGTGACAAGTATGCGCTCGTTCTTTTCTGCTCTCTTCCGTATTTCCTCTAACAAGTCGTCTACCTGAGATGATACGGGTTTGACTGTCAGTTTCGGGTCCACAAGCCCTGTCGGCCTTATAATCTGTTCTGTGACTCTCCCTCCTGATTTTTCTATTTCATATTGAGACGGCGTGGCAGAGACATAGATTGCCTGCTTTACCCTGTGTTCAAATTCCATAAATGCCAGAGGCCTGTTGTCAAGCGCTGAAGGCAGCCTGAATCCGTAATCAACGAGCGTCTGTTTCCTTGAACGGTCGCCTGCATACATGCCTCCTATCTGGGGCACTGTTGCGTGGGATTCGTCTATCACAATCAAAAAGTCTTCAGGGAAGTAATCAATAAGAGTATATGGCGGCTCTCCTGCTGCCCTTCCGCTCAACTGCCTTGAATAGTTTTCGATGCCGTGGCAGTAGCCGAATTCCCTGAGCATCTCAAGGTCAAACCTTGTCCTCTGCTCAATCCTGCGCGCCTCAAATATCTTTTTTTCTTTCAGAAAAGACTCAATCTTTTCATTCATCTCAGTCTCTATCCTCTTTAACGCCGGCTCAAGCTTTTCCCTCGGCGTTATCCAGTGGCTGTTCGGAAACAGTGAAGCTTTCTCAATCCTGCGTGTCCTGTCGCCTGTCAGGTTGTCGAATTCATTGATTGCATCAATATCACTTCCAAAGAACTCAATCCTTATCCCCCTGTCAAGAGAGAAGGATGGATAGACTTCCACAATGTCTCCCCTTACCCTGAAGGTCCCTCTCCTGAAGTCCGTATCAGCGCGCGCATACTGCATCTCAACAAGCCTTTTCAATATCTCATCCCTATCTGTATGCATGCCCTCCTCTATCAGAAGATGCATATTCCTGTAATCCTCCGGCGAGCCGATGCCGTATATGCAGGAGACCGATGCAACAACGATTGTGTCTCTTCTTTCAAGCACGGCCCTTGTAGCTGAGTGCCGCAGCCTGTCTATGTCATCGTTTATTGAAGAATCCTTTTCTATATATGTGTTGGTGGTAGGGATATAAGCCTCGGGCTGGTAGTAGTCATAGTAGCTCACAAAAAACTCTACTGCATTTTCCGGAAATAACTCCTTAAACTCGCCGTATAGCTGCGCTGCGAGTGTCTTGTTGTGCGCGATGACAAGAGCGGGCTTGTTCACGTTTGCAATGACGTTAGCTATTGTAAATGTCTTGCCCGAGCCTGTTACTCCGAGGAGAACCTGATGTCTCAGTTTTTTTTCTATTCCATCGGTAAGTTCTTTTATTGCCCCTGGCTGGTCGCCCTTTGGCGTGAAGACTGTGGAGATTCTGAAATTGCCCATAGGGGATTTTAAGCCTTAAGCACGCCACAATTCAACATTATTCCATGATGTGTATCATAAGGTTATGTCTTTGTCTCCTCGGTTTTTCTTATTGACCCCGTTAGAAAGAAAGCTCCGCTAAAAGGCACTGCTTTGCATGTCCAGGACGTTCTAACGGGGTTGACAAACCAGCGTGTAACTTGGTATAAAATCTAACCCTGTGAGGATTCTTCTTCAGAAAAAAATCTAACGATGGGAGGGAATGGCATGAAATTAGCTGTATTTGTCAGTGATTTTAAATTGGCAAGTGATACGCTGGACAGATTAAAGGCCGATAAGCTTGGCATTATATTTGTGGCAAACGGTGTTTATCACGCGACTACAAAAGAAAACGGGAAATCGTCCGTTCTGCTGGATAAGGCGCCGAATTTGTATGCACTGTCCGAAGATATCCAGACAAGGGGAATGAATGATGCAGATGTTGACAAGCGCGTAAAGGTTGTAAATTACGGTGACGTGGTGGATATTATCTTTAATGAATACGATAAATTAGCGTGGCTTTAGGAGGTATAACATGGCAACTTTAACCATAGGATGTTTTCCCGGAGTTGTGGGCAATATGAGTTATGACTTTGTCGTAAAACTTGCAGATGCAGCAGTTAATAAAGGACATAAAGTGAATATCTGGTTTTCAGGCAATGCTACCGGGTCTGTCAAGTCTCACCAGAAACACTTAAAAGACTATCCAACAGGTGAGAAGCATTTAAAGGCGCTTATTGAAAAGGGTGTTGAGA
This genomic window contains:
- the uvrB gene encoding excinuclease ABC subunit UvrB, which produces MGNFRISTVFTPKGDQPGAIKELTDGIEKKLRHQVLLGVTGSGKTFTIANVIANVNKPALVIAHNKTLAAQLYGEFKELFPENAVEFFVSYYDYYQPEAYIPTTNTYIEKDSSINDDIDRLRHSATRAVLERRDTIVVASVSCIYGIGSPEDYRNMHLLIEEGMHTDRDEILKRLVEMQYARADTDFRRGTFRVRGDIVEVYPSFSLDRGIRIEFFGSDIDAINEFDNLTGDRTRRIEKASLFPNSHWITPREKLEPALKRIETEMNEKIESFLKEKKIFEARRIEQRTRFDLEMLREFGYCHGIENYSRQLSGRAAGEPPYTLIDYFPEDFLIVIDESHATVPQIGGMYAGDRSRKQTLVDYGFRLPSALDNRPLAFMEFEHRVKQAIYVSATPSQYEIEKSGGRVTEQIIRPTGLVDPKLTVKPVSSQVDDLLEEIRKRAEKNERILVTTLTKKMAEDLTDYYANLGIRVRYLHSDIATLERVEIIRDLRLGEFDVLIGVNLLREGLDLPEVSLVAILDADKEGFLRSERSLIQTVGRAARNINGEAILYADKITSSIKRTLDETTRRRNIQERYNRDMNITPETVKSNIKDILSSIYESDYWTVPVAAEEKAGYGYDDETLKRLEGEMKEAAKKLDFERAAAIRDRIKEIKTKMIEIGIKD
- a CDS encoding DsrE family protein; protein product: MATLTIGCFPGVVGNMSYDFVVKLADAAVNKGHKVNIWFSGNATGSVKSHQKHLKDYPTGEKHLKALIEKGVEICTCEACTVARGIQKTESIEKVQWNAMHWYLAKIHASDRVLQIGGE
- the dsrH gene encoding sulfurtransferase complex subunit TusB, producing MKLAVFVSDFKLASDTLDRLKADKLGIIFVANGVYHATTKENGKSSVLLDKAPNLYALSEDIQTRGMNDADVDKRVKVVNYGDVVDIIFNEYDKLAWL